AGGTGCGCGAGCTCACCGTCGAGGAGCCCGACCTCGAGGAGTCCGTGCTGCGCCTGTACGGCGACTCATCGGCCTCCGATTCGACACCTTCAGACCGGTCGACGCAACGGTCGCGACGGACGGGAGAGTGATCATGGCCCGCATCCTGCCGGTGTTCCGGCGCAGCATCCGTGAAACCTGGCGCAGCCTTCTCGGCTGGACGATCGGCATCGCCCTGGTGCTCTTCCTGTACCTTCCGCTGTACCCGAGCTTCGGCACGAGCGACGGGATGCAGCAGCTGATCGACTCACTGCCGAAGGAGCTGGTCGACACGCTCGGCTACAGCCAGATCGCCAGCGGCGCCGGCTACACCGAGGCGACGTTCTACGGGCTGATGGGCTTTCTGCTGCTGACGATCGCGGCGGTGCTCTGGGGCTCATCTCTGGCCGCCGCCGAAGAGAGCGGACGGGCCGAGCTCGACCTCGCGCACGGCATCGGACGCAGTCAGTACGCCCTGGAGACCGCGCTGTCGGTGCTCGTGCGACTGGTTTGGCTGGGCGTGTTCGCCGGGCTCACGGTGTGGGCGCTGAACGACCCGGCCGAGCTCGAACTCGAGCCGCTACGCATCGCCGGCGCGAGCGCGGCCCTCGTCGGGCTCGCCTTCCTCACCGCCGGGGCCGCGCTGCTGGCGGGCGCCGCGACGGGTCGGCGGATCTGGGCGACCGGAGTCGGTGCGGGCCTCGCCGTGCTCGGCTACATCCTGCAGGCGCTCGCGACGCAGTCGGAAGACCTGGCCTGGCTGGACGCGCTGTCGCCGTATGCCTGGGTGTTCCGTCAGTCCCCGCTCGCCGAGGGCGTCGACGCCGGCGGTCTCGTGCTCACCTGGGGGATCGGGCTGGCTCTCGCCGCCGCATCCGCCGTCGTGCTCCGCACCCGCGATCTGCGCGGCTGAGCCCGGTGCGCCGGGCCGCCTTCTTCGCTTCAGGTGGCCCGAATTGCGGCATCCGTCCAGTGGATGCCGCAAAGTGCGCCACCCGAGGCACCCCGTGCGCCACCCGAGGCAACCCGCGCGCCACATCACGCGAACGCTCGAACGT
Above is a window of Microbacterium suwonense DNA encoding:
- a CDS encoding ABC transporter permease subunit, producing the protein MARILPVFRRSIRETWRSLLGWTIGIALVLFLYLPLYPSFGTSDGMQQLIDSLPKELVDTLGYSQIASGAGYTEATFYGLMGFLLLTIAAVLWGSSLAAAEESGRAELDLAHGIGRSQYALETALSVLVRLVWLGVFAGLTVWALNDPAELELEPLRIAGASAALVGLAFLTAGAALLAGAATGRRIWATGVGAGLAVLGYILQALATQSEDLAWLDALSPYAWVFRQSPLAEGVDAGGLVLTWGIGLALAAASAVVLRTRDLRG